A genomic segment from Streptomyces sp. NBC_00459 encodes:
- a CDS encoding pyridoxal phosphate-dependent aminotransferase gives MSAATPSTARRVSARVGAISESATLAVDAKAKALKAAGRPVIGFGAGEPDFPTPDYIVQAAVEACSNPKYHRYTPAGGLPELKAAIVAKTLRDSNYEVDASQVLVTNGGKQAIYEAFAAILDPGDEVIVPAPYWTTYPESIRLAGGVPVEVVADETTGYRVSVEQLEAARTERTKVVLFVSPSNPTGAVYSAEDTEAIGRWAVEHGLWVLTDEIYEHLVYGDAKFTSLPAILPELRDKCIVVNGVAKTYAMTGWRVGWIIGPKDVVKAATNLQSHATSNVSNVAQVAALAAVSGNLDAVAEMRVAFDRRRHTIVRMLNEIDGVICPEPEGAFYVYPSVKALLGKEIRGKRPQDSVELAALILDEVEVAVVPGEAFGTPGYLRLSYALGDEDLVEGVSRMQKLLAEATD, from the coding sequence ATGAGCGCTGCAACCCCTTCCACCGCGCGCCGGGTCTCCGCCCGAGTCGGCGCGATCTCCGAGTCCGCCACCCTCGCCGTGGACGCCAAGGCCAAGGCCCTGAAGGCCGCCGGGCGCCCGGTGATCGGCTTCGGCGCCGGTGAGCCGGACTTCCCGACCCCGGACTACATCGTCCAGGCCGCCGTCGAGGCCTGCTCGAACCCCAAGTACCACCGCTACACGCCGGCCGGCGGTCTGCCCGAGCTGAAGGCCGCGATCGTCGCCAAGACGCTCCGCGACTCGAACTACGAGGTGGACGCCTCCCAGGTCCTGGTGACCAACGGCGGCAAGCAGGCCATCTACGAGGCGTTCGCCGCGATCCTCGACCCGGGCGACGAGGTCATCGTCCCGGCCCCGTACTGGACGACGTACCCGGAGTCGATCCGTCTCGCCGGCGGTGTCCCGGTCGAGGTCGTCGCGGACGAGACCACCGGCTACCGGGTCAGCGTGGAGCAGCTGGAGGCGGCCCGTACCGAGCGGACGAAGGTCGTCCTGTTCGTCTCCCCCTCGAACCCGACCGGCGCGGTCTACAGCGCCGAGGACACCGAGGCGATCGGCCGCTGGGCCGTGGAGCACGGTCTGTGGGTGCTGACGGACGAGATCTACGAGCACCTCGTCTACGGCGACGCGAAGTTCACCTCGCTCCCCGCGATCCTCCCCGAGCTGCGCGACAAGTGCATCGTGGTCAACGGTGTCGCCAAGACGTACGCCATGACGGGCTGGCGGGTCGGCTGGATCATCGGCCCGAAGGACGTCGTCAAGGCCGCGACGAACCTCCAGTCGCACGCGACGTCCAACGTGTCGAACGTGGCCCAGGTCGCCGCCCTCGCCGCCGTCTCCGGGAACCTGGACGCCGTCGCGGAGATGCGCGTGGCCTTCGACCGCCGCCGCCACACCATCGTGCGGATGCTCAACGAGATCGACGGTGTGATCTGCCCGGAGCCCGAGGGCGCCTTCTACGTCTACCCGTCGGTGAAGGCCCTGCTGGGCAAGGAGATCCGCGGCAAGCGCCCGCAGGACTCGGTCGAGCTGGCCGCGCTGATCCTGGACGAGGTCGAGGTGGCCGTCGTACCCGGTGAGGCGTTCGGCACACCGGGCTACCTGCGCCTGTCGTACGCCCTGGGCGACGAGGACCTCGTCGAGGGCGTCAGCCGCATGCAGAAGCTGCTGGCCGAGGCGACGGACTGA
- the rplL gene encoding 50S ribosomal protein L7/L12, producing the protein MATKLSQEELLAQFETLTLIELSEFVKAFEEKFDVTAAAAVAAAPAGPAAVADAVEEQDEFDVILTGAGEKKIQVIKVVRELTSLGLKEAKDLVDGAPKPVLEKVAKEAAEKAAESLKAAGAGVEVK; encoded by the coding sequence ATGGCGACGAAGCTGTCCCAGGAAGAGCTGCTCGCGCAGTTCGAGACCCTCACCCTCATCGAGCTCTCCGAGTTCGTTAAGGCCTTCGAGGAGAAGTTCGACGTCACCGCCGCCGCCGCGGTCGCCGCTGCCCCGGCCGGCCCCGCCGCCGTTGCCGACGCCGTCGAGGAGCAGGACGAGTTCGACGTCATCCTCACGGGTGCCGGCGAGAAGAAGATCCAGGTCATCAAGGTCGTGCGTGAGCTGACCTCGCTGGGTCTCAAGGAGGCCAAGGACCTCGTGGACGGCGCCCCGAAGCCCGTTCTCGAGAAGGTCGCCAAGGAGGCCGCCGAGAAGGCTGCCGAGTCCCTCAAGGCCGCCGGCGCCGGCGTCGAGGTCAAGTGA
- the rplK gene encoding 50S ribosomal protein L11, whose amino-acid sequence MPPKKKKVTGLIKLQINAGAANPAPPVGPALGQHGVNIMEFCKAYNAATESQRGWVIPVEITVYEDRSFTFITKTPPAAKMILKAAGVEKGSGEPHKTKVAKITEAQVREIATTKLPDLNANDLDAASKIIAGTARSMGITVEG is encoded by the coding sequence ATGCCTCCCAAGAAGAAGAAGGTCACGGGGCTCATCAAGCTCCAGATCAACGCCGGAGCGGCCAACCCCGCCCCGCCGGTCGGGCCCGCGCTCGGCCAGCACGGCGTCAACATCATGGAGTTCTGCAAGGCCTACAACGCCGCGACCGAGTCGCAGCGTGGCTGGGTGATCCCGGTGGAGATCACGGTCTACGAAGACCGCTCCTTCACCTTCATCACCAAGACGCCGCCGGCCGCGAAGATGATCCTCAAGGCCGCGGGTGTCGAGAAGGGCTCTGGCGAGCCGCACAAGACCAAGGTCGCCAAGATCACCGAGGCGCAGGTCCGTGAGATCGCCACGACCAAGCTTCCCGACCTGAACGCCAACGACCTGGACGCCGCGTCGAAGATCATCGCCGGCACCGCCCGTTCGATGGGCATCACGGTCGAGGGCTGA
- the rplJ gene encoding 50S ribosomal protein L10 produces MARPDKAAAVAELADQFRSSNAAVLTEYRGLTVAQLKTLRRSLGEDAQYAVVKNTLTKIAANEAGISTLDDLFNGPTAVAFITGDPVTSAKGLRDFAKDNPNLVIKGGVLDGKALSADEIKKLADLESREVLLAKLAGAMKGKQSQAASLFQALPSKFVRTAEALRVKLAEQGGAE; encoded by the coding sequence ATGGCAAGGCCCGACAAGGCTGCCGCGGTAGCCGAGCTCGCGGACCAGTTCCGTAGCTCGAACGCCGCTGTGCTGACCGAGTACCGGGGTCTCACCGTGGCGCAGCTCAAGACGCTGCGTCGTTCGCTCGGTGAAGACGCCCAGTACGCCGTGGTGAAGAACACGCTGACCAAGATCGCGGCCAACGAGGCCGGGATCTCGACGCTCGACGACCTGTTCAACGGTCCGACGGCGGTTGCCTTCATCACCGGTGACCCGGTGACGTCGGCGAAGGGTCTTCGTGACTTCGCCAAGGACAACCCGAACCTCGTCATCAAGGGCGGTGTCCTTGACGGTAAGGCGCTGTCCGCCGACGAGATCAAGAAGCTTGCGGACCTCGAGTCCCGCGAGGTTCTGCTCGCCAAGCTGGCGGGCGCCATGAAGGGCAAGCAGTCTCAGGCTGCCTCGCTCTTCCAGGCGCTTCCGTCGAAGTTCGTCCGCACCGCGGAAGCGCTTCGCGTCAAGCTCGCCGAGCAGGGCGGTGCCGAGTAA
- a CDS encoding DUF1396 domain-containing protein, with protein sequence MAASVVRAGTAGLAVLLIGTGAVACSKGASEESPKMTPAAAVAKAAKNVEDITSLSYRMTGKTPEEGRVKAEAKMRLKPDVAMSMKITALDKGADGTAEIRLVDKAMFIGGGAAAAKEMDGKSWIKFDMGALGGAGGSLGAAGQADKNPAQESTFLTGSKDVKEVGKETVDGVKTTHYQGTVTLDQFRDSLKSQTKVTREQREKSLEQYEKMGIDKFTMDMWIGEGDITKQFRMRGAADKGPLDMTITFDDFNKPVSIAAPAAKDVADLAEMMKGGQAG encoded by the coding sequence ATGGCTGCTTCTGTTGTACGTGCGGGAACCGCAGGCCTCGCTGTGCTGCTCATCGGCACGGGTGCTGTCGCCTGTTCCAAGGGGGCTTCGGAGGAGTCGCCGAAGATGACGCCGGCGGCGGCTGTCGCCAAGGCGGCGAAGAACGTGGAGGACATCACCTCCCTCAGCTACCGGATGACCGGCAAGACGCCGGAGGAGGGCCGCGTCAAGGCCGAGGCCAAGATGCGCCTCAAGCCCGACGTGGCGATGAGCATGAAGATCACCGCCCTCGACAAGGGCGCGGACGGCACCGCCGAGATCCGGCTCGTCGACAAGGCGATGTTCATAGGCGGCGGCGCGGCAGCCGCCAAGGAGATGGACGGCAAGAGCTGGATCAAGTTCGACATGGGCGCGCTGGGCGGCGCGGGCGGGTCCCTCGGGGCCGCGGGCCAGGCCGACAAGAACCCCGCCCAGGAGTCCACCTTCCTCACCGGCTCCAAGGACGTGAAGGAGGTCGGCAAGGAGACCGTGGACGGGGTGAAGACCACCCACTACCAGGGCACGGTCACCCTCGACCAGTTCCGGGACTCCCTCAAGTCGCAGACCAAGGTGACCCGCGAGCAGCGCGAGAAGAGCCTTGAGCAGTACGAGAAGATGGGCATCGACAAGTTCACGATGGACATGTGGATCGGCGAGGGTGACATCACCAAGCAGTTCCGGATGCGCGGCGCGGCCGACAAGGGCCCCCTCGACATGACCATCACCTTCGACGACTTCAACAAGCCGGTGAGTATTGCTGCGCCGGCTGCGAAGGATGTCGCGGACCTGGCGGAGATGATGAAGGGTGGGCAGGCCGGTTAG
- the rplA gene encoding 50S ribosomal protein L1, translated as MSKRSKSLRAADAKIDRDKLYAPLEAVRLAKETSTSKFDGTVEVAFRLGVDPRKADQMVRGTVNLPHGTGKTARVLVFATGDRAEAATAAGADIVGSDELIDEVAKGRLDFDAVVATPDLMGKVGRLGRVLGPRGLMPNPKTGTVTPDVVKAVTEIKGGKIEFRVDKHSNLHFIIGKTSFDDTKLVENYGAALEEILRLKPSAAKGRYIKKAAVSTTIGPGVPLDPNRTRNLLVEEDPAAV; from the coding sequence GTGAGCAAGCGCAGCAAGTCTCTCCGCGCTGCGGACGCCAAGATCGACCGGGACAAGCTCTACGCCCCGCTCGAGGCCGTCCGTCTCGCCAAGGAGACCTCCACGAGCAAGTTCGACGGCACCGTCGAGGTCGCCTTCCGCCTGGGTGTAGACCCGCGCAAGGCCGACCAGATGGTCCGTGGCACCGTGAACCTCCCGCACGGCACCGGTAAGACCGCCCGGGTCCTGGTCTTCGCGACCGGTGACCGTGCCGAGGCCGCGACCGCCGCGGGCGCCGACATCGTCGGCTCCGACGAACTGATCGACGAGGTGGCGAAGGGCCGTCTGGACTTCGACGCCGTCGTCGCCACCCCGGACCTCATGGGCAAGGTCGGCCGCCTCGGCCGCGTCCTCGGCCCGCGTGGTCTGATGCCGAACCCGAAGACGGGCACCGTGACCCCGGACGTGGTCAAGGCCGTGACCGAGATCAAGGGCGGCAAGATCGAGTTCCGCGTCGACAAGCACTCGAACCTGCACTTCATCATCGGCAAGACGTCGTTCGACGACACCAAGCTGGTGGAGAACTACGGCGCCGCGCTGGAGGAGATCCTCCGTCTGAAGCCGTCCGCCGCCAAGGGCCGTTACATCAAGAAGGCCGCCGTCAGCACGACGATCGGCCCCGGTGTTCCGCTCGACCCCAACCGCACCCGCAACCTCCTCGTCGAGGAGGACCCGGCCGCCGTCTGA
- the rpoB gene encoding DNA-directed RNA polymerase subunit beta, translating to MAASRTASANPNHGASTAPLRISFAKIKEPLEVPNLLALQTESFDWLLGNAAWKARVEAALDSGQDVPTKSGLEEIFEEISPIEDFSGSMSLTFRDHRFEPPKNSIDECKERDFTYSAPLFVTAEFTNNETGEIKSQTVFMGDFPLMTNKGTFVINGTERVVVSQLVRSPGVYFDSSIDKTSDKDIFSSKVIPSRGAWLEMEIDKRDMVGVRIDRKRKQSVTVLLKALGWTTEQILEEFGEYESMRATLEKDHTQGQDDALLDIYRKLRPGEPPTREAAQTLLENLYFNPKRYDLAKVGRYKVNKKLGGEAPLDAGVLTVEDIISTIKYLVKLHAGETETVGDNGTTIVVETDDIDHFGNRRLRNVGELIQNQVRTGLARMERVVRERMTTQDVEAITPQTLINIRPVVASIKEFFGTSQLSQFMDQNNPLSGLTHKRRLSALGPGGLSRERAGFEVRDVHPSHYGRMCPIETPEGPNIGLIGSLASYGRVNAFGFVETPYRKVVEGVVTDDVDYLTADEEDRFVIAQANAILSDDMRFEESRVLVRRRGGEIDYIPGDDVDYMDVSPRQMVSVATAMIPFLEHDDANRALMGANMMRQAVPLITAEAPLVGTGMEYRCAVDAGDVIKAEKAGVVQEVSADYVTVANDDGTYTTYRVAKFSRSNQGTSVNQKVVVNEGDRVVEHQVLADGPATQEGEMALGKNLLVAFMPWEGHNYEDAIILSQRLVQDDVLSSIHIEEHEVDARDTKLGPEEITRDIPNVSEEVLADLDERGIIRIGAEVVAGDILVGKVTPKGETELTPEERLLRAIFGEKAREVRDTSLKVPHGEIGKVIGVRVFDREEGDELPPGVNQLVRVYVAQKRKITDGDKLAGRHGNKGVISKILPIEDMPFLEDGTPVDIILNPLGVPSRMNPGQVLEIHLGWLASRGWDVSGLADDWAQRLQAIEADVVAPGTNVATPVFDGAREDELAGLLNHTIPNRDGSRMVLPTGKAPLFDGRSGEPFPEPVSVGYMYILKLHHLVDDKLHARSTGPYSMITQQPLGGKAQFGGQRFGEMEVWALEAYGAAYALQELLTIKSDDVTGRVKVYEAIVKGENIPEPGIPESFKVLIKEMQSLCLNVEVLSSDGMSIEMRDTDEDVFRAAEELGIDLSRREPSSVEEV from the coding sequence TTGGCCGCCTCGCGCACTGCCTCCGCGAATCCGAACCATGGCGCCAGCACTGCCCCGCTGCGCATCTCTTTTGCAAAGATCAAGGAGCCCCTCGAGGTTCCGAACCTCCTTGCGCTGCAAACCGAGAGCTTCGACTGGCTGCTCGGTAACGCCGCGTGGAAGGCTCGTGTCGAGGCGGCTCTGGACAGCGGACAGGACGTCCCCACCAAGTCCGGTCTGGAGGAGATCTTCGAGGAGATCTCCCCGATCGAGGACTTCTCCGGGTCGATGTCCCTGACGTTCCGCGACCACCGCTTCGAGCCTCCTAAGAACTCGATCGACGAGTGCAAGGAGCGCGACTTCACGTACTCCGCGCCCCTCTTCGTCACGGCCGAGTTCACCAACAACGAGACCGGCGAGATCAAGTCCCAGACGGTCTTCATGGGCGACTTCCCGCTCATGACCAACAAGGGCACCTTCGTCATCAACGGCACCGAGCGTGTCGTCGTGTCGCAGCTGGTCCGTTCGCCGGGTGTCTACTTCGACTCCTCCATCGACAAGACGTCCGACAAGGACATCTTCTCCTCCAAGGTGATCCCCTCCCGGGGTGCCTGGCTGGAGATGGAGATCGACAAGCGCGACATGGTCGGTGTCCGCATCGACCGCAAGCGCAAGCAGTCAGTGACCGTTCTGCTGAAGGCTCTCGGTTGGACGACCGAGCAGATCCTTGAGGAGTTCGGCGAGTACGAGTCGATGCGCGCCACCCTGGAGAAGGACCACACCCAGGGCCAGGACGACGCGCTGCTCGACATCTACCGCAAGCTCCGTCCGGGCGAGCCGCCGACCCGTGAGGCCGCGCAGACGCTTCTGGAGAACCTGTACTTCAACCCGAAGCGCTATGACCTCGCCAAGGTCGGCCGTTACAAGGTCAACAAGAAGCTGGGTGGCGAGGCCCCGCTGGACGCCGGTGTGCTGACCGTCGAGGACATCATCTCGACGATCAAGTACCTGGTGAAGCTGCACGCCGGTGAGACCGAGACCGTTGGCGACAACGGCACGACGATCGTCGTCGAGACCGACGACATCGACCACTTCGGCAACCGTCGTCTGCGCAACGTCGGCGAGCTCATCCAGAACCAGGTCCGTACGGGTCTGGCGCGTATGGAGCGAGTCGTCCGCGAGCGCATGACGACCCAGGACGTCGAGGCGATCACGCCGCAGACCCTGATCAACATCCGGCCGGTCGTCGCCTCCATCAAGGAGTTCTTCGGCACCAGCCAGCTGTCGCAGTTCATGGACCAGAACAACCCGCTGTCGGGTCTCACCCACAAGCGCCGTCTGTCGGCTCTTGGCCCGGGTGGTCTCTCCCGTGAGCGGGCCGGCTTCGAGGTCCGTGACGTGCACCCCTCGCACTACGGCCGCATGTGTCCGATCGAGACCCCTGAAGGCCCGAACATCGGTCTGATCGGCTCGCTCGCCTCCTACGGCCGGGTCAACGCGTTCGGGTTCGTCGAGACCCCGTACCGCAAGGTCGTCGAGGGTGTCGTCACCGACGACGTCGACTACCTGACCGCCGACGAGGAAGACCGCTTCGTCATCGCCCAGGCGAACGCGATCCTCTCCGACGACATGCGCTTCGAGGAGTCCCGCGTACTCGTCCGCCGCCGTGGCGGCGAGATCGACTACATCCCCGGCGACGACGTCGACTACATGGACGTCTCCCCGCGCCAGATGGTGTCCGTCGCGACCGCGATGATCCCCTTCCTGGAGCACGACGACGCCAACCGTGCCCTCATGGGCGCGAACATGATGCGCCAGGCCGTGCCGCTGATCACCGCCGAGGCTCCCCTCGTCGGTACGGGCATGGAGTACCGCTGCGCCGTCGACGCCGGCGACGTCATCAAGGCCGAGAAGGCGGGTGTGGTCCAGGAGGTCTCCGCGGACTACGTCACCGTCGCCAACGACGACGGCACGTACACCACGTACCGCGTCGCGAAGTTCTCGCGGTCCAACCAGGGCACCTCGGTCAACCAGAAGGTTGTTGTCAACGAGGGCGACCGGGTCGTCGAGCACCAGGTGCTCGCCGACGGTCCGGCCACCCAGGAAGGCGAGATGGCGCTGGGCAAGAACCTGCTCGTCGCCTTCATGCCCTGGGAGGGTCACAACTACGAGGACGCGATCATCCTGTCGCAGCGCCTCGTCCAGGACGACGTCCTCTCCTCGATCCACATCGAGGAGCACGAGGTCGACGCCCGTGACACCAAGCTCGGCCCCGAGGAGATCACCCGGGACATCCCGAACGTCTCCGAGGAGGTCCTCGCCGACCTCGACGAGCGCGGCATCATCCGCATCGGTGCCGAGGTCGTCGCCGGTGACATCCTCGTCGGCAAGGTCACGCCCAAGGGTGAGACCGAGCTGACCCCCGAGGAGCGCCTGCTCCGCGCGATCTTCGGTGAGAAGGCGCGCGAGGTGCGCGACACCTCGCTGAAGGTGCCGCACGGTGAGATCGGCAAGGTCATCGGTGTCCGCGTCTTCGACCGTGAAGAGGGCGACGAGCTGCCGCCGGGCGTGAACCAGCTGGTTCGGGTCTACGTGGCGCAGAAGCGCAAGATCACGGACGGTGACAAGCTCGCCGGCCGTCACGGCAACAAGGGTGTTATTTCGAAGATCCTTCCGATCGAGGACATGCCGTTCCTCGAGGACGGAACTCCGGTCGACATCATCCTCAACCCGCTGGGTGTGCCGTCCCGAATGAACCCGGGACAGGTGCTGGAGATCCACCTCGGCTGGCTCGCCAGCCGCGGCTGGGACGTCTCCGGCCTCGCGGACGACTGGGCGCAGCGACTCCAGGCCATCGAGGCCGACGTGGTCGCTCCCGGCACCAACGTCGCCACCCCCGTCTTCGACGGTGCGCGTGAGGACGAGCTGGCCGGTCTGCTCAACCACACCATCCCGAACCGCGACGGTTCGCGCATGGTGCTCCCGACCGGTAAGGCCCCGCTGTTCGACGGCCGCTCCGGCGAGCCGTTCCCGGAGCCCGTCTCCGTCGGTTACATGTACATCCTCAAGCTCCACCACCTGGTCGACGACAAGCTCCACGCCCGTTCGACCGGTCCGTACTCGATGATCACCCAGCAGCCGCTGGGTGGTAAGGCCCAGTTCGGTGGCCAGCGATTCGGCGAGATGGAGGTGTGGGCGCTGGAGGCATACGGCGCCGCATACGCCCTCCAGGAGCTGCTGACCATCAAGTCCGACGACGTGACCGGCCGCGTGAAGGTCTACGAGGCCATCGTCAAGGGCGAGAACATCCCCGAGCCCGGCATCCCCGAGTCCTTCAAGGTGCTCATCAAGGAGATGCAGTCTCTCTGCCTCAACGTGGAGGTGCTGTCCAGTGACGGTATGTCCATCGAAATGCGTGACACCGACGAGGACGTCTTCCGCGCGGCGGAGGAGCTCGGCATCGACCTGTCCCGGCGTGAGCCGAGCAGCGTCGAAGAGGTCTGA
- the nusG gene encoding transcription termination/antitermination protein NusG, translating into MSDPNLNDAIVPDESVDDELDIVEGVDEVEDEVDAADAAVGEPAEEDAVHIEDDEDADVTEADADEDEELVEAEEVEEEAEPVDPVEALREELRTLPGEWYVIHTYAGYENRVKTNLEQRAVSLNVEDFIFQAEVPQEEVAQIKNGERKTVRQNKLPGYVLVRMDLTNESWGVVRNTPGVTGFVGNAYDPYPLTLDEIVKMLAPEAEEKAAREAAEAEGRPAPSRKLEVQVLDFEVGDSVTVTDGPFATLQATINEINADSKKVKGLVEIFGRETPVELSFDQIQKN; encoded by the coding sequence GTGTCTGACCCGAACCTGAACGACGCCATCGTGCCGGACGAGTCCGTGGATGACGAGCTCGACATCGTCGAGGGCGTTGACGAGGTCGAGGACGAGGTGGACGCTGCGGACGCCGCCGTGGGGGAGCCCGCCGAGGAAGACGCCGTCCACATCGAGGACGATGAGGACGCCGACGTCACCGAGGCCGATGCCGACGAGGACGAAGAGCTCGTCGAGGCCGAAGAGGTCGAGGAAGAGGCCGAGCCCGTCGACCCCGTCGAGGCCCTCCGCGAGGAACTGCGCACGCTCCCCGGTGAGTGGTACGTCATCCACACGTACGCCGGTTACGAGAACCGTGTGAAGACCAACCTCGAACAGCGTGCCGTCTCGCTCAACGTCGAGGACTTCATCTTCCAGGCCGAGGTGCCGCAGGAAGAGGTCGCCCAGATCAAGAACGGCGAGCGCAAGACGGTCCGCCAGAACAAGCTTCCCGGATACGTTCTCGTCCGCATGGACCTGACGAACGAGTCCTGGGGCGTCGTCCGCAACACCCCCGGTGTCACCGGCTTCGTGGGCAACGCGTACGACCCGTACCCGCTGACCCTGGACGAGATCGTCAAGATGCTCGCGCCGGAGGCCGAGGAGAAGGCCGCCCGTGAGGCCGCCGAGGCCGAGGGCAGGCCGGCTCCGTCCCGCAAGCTCGAGGTCCAGGTGCTGGACTTCGAGGTCGGCGACTCGGTCACCGTCACCGACGGCCCGTTCGCGACGCTGCAGGCGACCATCAACGAGATCAACGCCGACTCGAAGAAGGTCAAGGGCCTCGTCGAGATCTTCGGCCGCGAGACCCCGGTCGAGCTGTCGTTCGACCAGATCCAGAAGAACTAG
- a CDS encoding adenosine deaminase, with amino-acid sequence MEHVRDVSELPKAHLHLHFTGSMRSATLLELADKYGVRLPEALTDALTSGEPPKLRATDERGWFRFQRLYDAARSCLREPEDIQRLVREAAEEDAKDGSGWLEIQVDPTSYAPRLGGLIPALEIILDAVETAGRETGIGMRVLVAANRMKHPLDARTLARLAVRYADRGVVGFGLSNDERRGMARDFDRAFAIAREGGLLSAPHGGELTGPSSVRDCLDDLHATRIGHGVRAAEDPRLLKRLADRQITCEVCPASNVALGVYEKPEDVPLRKLFEAGVPLALGADDPLLFGSRLAAQYEIAREYHAFTDAELAELARQSVRGSAAPEGVQTKLLAGIDDWLTS; translated from the coding sequence ATGGAGCACGTACGTGATGTCTCTGAACTGCCGAAAGCCCATCTGCATCTGCACTTCACCGGGTCGATGCGGTCCGCGACCCTGCTGGAACTGGCCGACAAGTACGGTGTGCGGCTGCCCGAGGCGCTGACCGACGCCCTCACCAGTGGCGAGCCGCCGAAACTCCGGGCGACCGACGAGCGGGGCTGGTTCCGCTTCCAACGGCTGTACGACGCGGCCCGGTCCTGTCTGCGGGAGCCCGAGGACATCCAGCGGCTGGTCCGCGAGGCCGCCGAGGAGGACGCGAAGGACGGCTCGGGCTGGCTGGAGATCCAGGTCGACCCGACGTCGTACGCCCCTCGTCTGGGTGGTCTCATCCCGGCGCTGGAGATCATCCTGGACGCGGTGGAGACCGCGGGCCGGGAGACCGGGATCGGGATGCGGGTCCTGGTGGCCGCGAACCGGATGAAGCACCCCCTGGACGCGCGCACGCTGGCCCGCCTCGCCGTGCGGTACGCGGACCGGGGTGTCGTGGGCTTCGGGCTCTCGAACGACGAACGGCGGGGCATGGCCCGGGACTTCGACCGGGCCTTCGCCATCGCGCGCGAGGGGGGTCTGCTGTCGGCCCCGCACGGCGGCGAGCTGACGGGACCGTCATCGGTCCGCGACTGTCTGGACGACCTGCACGCGACCCGGATCGGCCACGGGGTGCGGGCGGCGGAGGACCCGCGCCTGTTGAAGCGCCTCGCGGACCGCCAGATCACCTGCGAGGTGTGCCCGGCGTCGAACGTCGCCCTGGGGGTGTACGAGAAGCCCGAGGACGTGCCGTTGCGCAAGCTCTTCGAGGCCGGTGTGCCGCTGGCGCTGGGCGCCGACGACCCGCTGCTGTTCGGCTCACGGCTCGCGGCCCAGTACGAGATCGCCCGCGAGTACCACGCCTTCACGGACGCGGAACTGGCCGAACTGGCCCGCCAGTCGGTGCGCGGTTCGGCGGCACCCGAGGGCGTACAGACGAAGCTCCTGGCGGGGATCGACGACTGGCTGACCTCGTAG
- the secE gene encoding preprotein translocase subunit SecE produces MADAVGSIDMPDAQDEAPESDKKTRKGGKRAKKGPLKRLAVFYRQIVAELRKVVWPTRNQLTTYTTVVIVFVIVMIGLVTVIDFGLDKAAKYVFG; encoded by the coding sequence ATGGCGGACGCCGTGGGCTCCATCGATATGCCTGATGCCCAGGATGAGGCGCCCGAGTCGGACAAGAAGACTCGTAAGGGCGGTAAGCGCGCCAAGAAGGGCCCGCTGAAGCGTCTCGCGGTTTTCTACCGCCAGATTGTCGCGGAGCTCCGCAAGGTCGTCTGGCCCACGCGCAACCAGCTGACGACGTACACGACCGTGGTGATCGTCTTTGTGATCGTCATGATCGGCCTGGTGACTGTGATTGACTTTGGCCTCGACAAAGCCGCCAAGTACGTCTTCGGCTGA